In a genomic window of Rhododendron vialii isolate Sample 1 chromosome 12a, ASM3025357v1:
- the LOC131312141 gene encoding uncharacterized protein LOC131312141 isoform X1, whose product MGIISRFFERVKVMAEGGSRYCSKKTDDICGDSCDEEPGRMLSMSRVRCILRGLDFKILIFLLVMVPTCICVIYFHGQKITYFLRPLWNRPPKSFIETPHYYHENVSMENLCKLHGWGIREYPRRVFDAVLFSNEVEILTIRWKELYPYITGFVLLESNSTFTGLPKPLTFENNRDQFEFVEPRLTYGNIPGRFRRGDNPFIEEAYQRLALDHLLKLAGITDDDLLIMSDVDEIPSRHTINLLRWCDEIPTILHLRLKNYLYSFEFLVDNNSWRASVHRYRSGKTTYAHYRQSDVILSDAGWHCSFCFRRINEFIFKMKAYSHFDRVRFSHYLNPKRVQNVICEGSDLFDMLPEEYTFKEIIAKMGPIPHSYSAVHLPSYLLENADKYKYLLPGHCVREGG is encoded by the coding sequence GAGCCAGGCAGAATGTTGAGCATGTCTAGAGTGCGATGTATTTTGCGAGGacttgattttaaaattttaatcttTCTCTTGGTTATGGTCCCAACATGTATCTGTGTTATATACTTTCATGGGCAGAAGATCACATACTTCCTGCGGCCATTGTGGAACAGGCCACCCAAGTCCTTCATTGAAACCCCTCACTATTACCATGAAAATGTGTCGATGGAGAACCTTTGTAAACTTCATGGGTGGGGAATTCGTGAGTACCCAAGGCGAGTTTTTGATGCAGTGTTGTTTAGTAATGAGGTGGAGATCCTTACCATAAGATGGAAAGAATTGTACCCTTACATAACAGGGTTTGTTCTCCTTGAGTCAAACTCAACCTTCACTGGATTGCCAAAGCCTCTGACTTTTGAGAACAACCGAGATCAGTTCGAATTTGTTGAGCCGCGATTGACATATGGGAATATTCCAGGGAGATTCAGGAGAGGCGACAACCCTTTTATTGAGGAAGCGTATCAGCGACTAGCACTAGACCATCTCCTCAAACTAGCCGGTATTACAGATGATGACTTGTTGATAATGTCTGATGTGGATGAGATACCAAGTAGACACACTATCAATCTCTTGAGGTGGTGTGACGAAATACCTACAATCCTCCATCTTCGTTTGAAGAACTATCTTTATTCTTTTGAGTTCCTTGTTGATAATAACAGCTGGAGAGCTTCAGTTCACAGATATCGGTCTGGTAAAACGACATATGCACATTATCGTCAATCTGATGTCATATTGTCTGACGCAGGGTGGCATTGTAGCTTTTGTTTTCGCCGTATCAATGAGTTCATCTTCAAAATGAAAGCGTACAGCCATTTCGACAGAGTGAGGTTCTCTCATTATTTGAACCCTAAGAgagttcaaaatgtgatttgtgAAGGGTCCGACTTATTTGATATGCTGCCCGAGGAGTACACTTTCAAGGAAATTATTGCGAAAATGGGACCCATTCCGCATTCCTACTCAGCTGTTCATCTTCCATCATATCTATTGGAAAATGCTGACAAGTATAAATATCTCTTACCTGGGCATTGCGTAAGAGAGGGTGGCTGA
- the LOC131312141 gene encoding uncharacterized protein LOC131312141 isoform X2 codes for MLSMSRVRCILRGLDFKILIFLLVMVPTCICVIYFHGQKITYFLRPLWNRPPKSFIETPHYYHENVSMENLCKLHGWGIREYPRRVFDAVLFSNEVEILTIRWKELYPYITGFVLLESNSTFTGLPKPLTFENNRDQFEFVEPRLTYGNIPGRFRRGDNPFIEEAYQRLALDHLLKLAGITDDDLLIMSDVDEIPSRHTINLLRWCDEIPTILHLRLKNYLYSFEFLVDNNSWRASVHRYRSGKTTYAHYRQSDVILSDAGWHCSFCFRRINEFIFKMKAYSHFDRVRFSHYLNPKRVQNVICEGSDLFDMLPEEYTFKEIIAKMGPIPHSYSAVHLPSYLLENADKYKYLLPGHCVREGG; via the coding sequence ATGTTGAGCATGTCTAGAGTGCGATGTATTTTGCGAGGacttgattttaaaattttaatcttTCTCTTGGTTATGGTCCCAACATGTATCTGTGTTATATACTTTCATGGGCAGAAGATCACATACTTCCTGCGGCCATTGTGGAACAGGCCACCCAAGTCCTTCATTGAAACCCCTCACTATTACCATGAAAATGTGTCGATGGAGAACCTTTGTAAACTTCATGGGTGGGGAATTCGTGAGTACCCAAGGCGAGTTTTTGATGCAGTGTTGTTTAGTAATGAGGTGGAGATCCTTACCATAAGATGGAAAGAATTGTACCCTTACATAACAGGGTTTGTTCTCCTTGAGTCAAACTCAACCTTCACTGGATTGCCAAAGCCTCTGACTTTTGAGAACAACCGAGATCAGTTCGAATTTGTTGAGCCGCGATTGACATATGGGAATATTCCAGGGAGATTCAGGAGAGGCGACAACCCTTTTATTGAGGAAGCGTATCAGCGACTAGCACTAGACCATCTCCTCAAACTAGCCGGTATTACAGATGATGACTTGTTGATAATGTCTGATGTGGATGAGATACCAAGTAGACACACTATCAATCTCTTGAGGTGGTGTGACGAAATACCTACAATCCTCCATCTTCGTTTGAAGAACTATCTTTATTCTTTTGAGTTCCTTGTTGATAATAACAGCTGGAGAGCTTCAGTTCACAGATATCGGTCTGGTAAAACGACATATGCACATTATCGTCAATCTGATGTCATATTGTCTGACGCAGGGTGGCATTGTAGCTTTTGTTTTCGCCGTATCAATGAGTTCATCTTCAAAATGAAAGCGTACAGCCATTTCGACAGAGTGAGGTTCTCTCATTATTTGAACCCTAAGAgagttcaaaatgtgatttgtgAAGGGTCCGACTTATTTGATATGCTGCCCGAGGAGTACACTTTCAAGGAAATTATTGCGAAAATGGGACCCATTCCGCATTCCTACTCAGCTGTTCATCTTCCATCATATCTATTGGAAAATGCTGACAAGTATAAATATCTCTTACCTGGGCATTGCGTAAGAGAGGGTGGCTGA